Proteins encoded in a region of the Isosphaeraceae bacterium EP7 genome:
- a CDS encoding site-2 protease family protein has product MQTISWKLGRAAGIDLYMHPTFLILLAYAAHLDGTLGVAFTVAMFGCVLLHEFGHSLTARRFGIETLDITLYPIGGVARLERMPRKPGVELLVALAGPAVNFFIVAMLWSVSSVIGLETEGLVGRFVAGLIAINLVLGLFNLIPAFPMDGGRVLRALLSGWLGRVRATEIAAGLGRGLAVAFGAYCFFSGAYLQMFLAAFIYIAAGAELRQVIDESQNGPPGGRGHRIRWATPPRETKWSYGSGTWKLAPIPAESQMGQGRRGGRGSWQ; this is encoded by the coding sequence ATGCAGACCATCTCCTGGAAGCTCGGACGTGCCGCGGGTATTGACCTGTACATGCACCCGACCTTCCTGATTTTGCTCGCCTACGCGGCGCATCTTGACGGCACCCTAGGCGTCGCCTTCACCGTCGCGATGTTCGGTTGCGTCCTGCTGCATGAATTCGGCCACTCGCTGACCGCCCGCCGGTTCGGCATCGAGACGCTCGATATCACCCTGTACCCGATCGGCGGCGTGGCCCGTCTTGAGCGGATGCCGCGCAAGCCGGGTGTCGAGCTGCTCGTCGCGCTGGCGGGGCCTGCGGTGAATTTCTTCATCGTCGCCATGCTCTGGTCGGTCTCTTCGGTGATCGGCCTCGAGACCGAAGGCCTGGTCGGGCGGTTCGTCGCCGGCCTGATTGCGATCAACCTGGTGCTGGGCCTGTTCAACCTGATCCCCGCCTTCCCCATGGACGGCGGCCGCGTGCTCCGCGCGTTGCTCAGCGGATGGCTGGGCCGGGTGCGTGCCACCGAGATCGCCGCAGGGCTGGGGCGTGGCCTGGCCGTCGCGTTTGGCGCCTACTGCTTCTTCTCAGGGGCCTATCTCCAGATGTTCCTGGCCGCGTTCATCTATATTGCCGCCGGCGCAGAGTTGCGGCAGGTGATCGACGAAAGCCAGAACGGCCCTCCCGGTGGACGCGGACATCGGATCCGCTGGGCGACACCCCCGCGAGAGACGAAGTGGAGCTATGGCAGCGGCACCTGGAAGCTGGCCCCGATCCCGGCCGAATCCCAGATGGGTCAGGGACGCCGCGGCGGTCGTGGTTCCTGGCAATGA
- a CDS encoding TIGR00730 family Rossman fold protein, with amino-acid sequence MDRDQDGNGGMIPQKSNGAAKAPAQRKIVGAHARALPRETEDEQLLNREVPASPRPQVPELAAFTHSEPWRVLRIQSEFVHAINTLAEVGAGVAVFGSARMNEESPYYKAARELGGKLVDAGFAVITGGGPGLMEAANRGALEAGGLSIGCNIELPFEQDHNPYLSLSIDFRYFFVRKTMFVKFANGFVIFPGGFGTLDEMFEALTLVQTQKIRRFPIVLFGESYWRGLIDWVKNTLLEQGTISAEDLNLLIVTDSVDEARDILVDCYNTRCWTTWKRSEGAKLDSDPPGAPATAIDPSKSDAQ; translated from the coding sequence ATGGACAGAGACCAAGACGGCAATGGCGGGATGATCCCGCAAAAGTCCAACGGGGCGGCGAAGGCCCCGGCACAACGCAAGATCGTGGGCGCCCACGCGCGTGCCTTGCCCAGGGAGACCGAGGACGAGCAACTGCTCAACCGCGAGGTCCCCGCCAGCCCACGCCCCCAGGTGCCCGAGCTTGCGGCGTTCACGCACAGCGAGCCCTGGCGCGTGCTGCGCATCCAGAGCGAGTTCGTGCACGCGATCAACACCCTGGCCGAGGTTGGCGCGGGGGTCGCGGTGTTCGGCTCGGCGCGCATGAACGAGGAATCGCCCTACTACAAGGCCGCCCGAGAGCTCGGCGGCAAGCTCGTGGATGCCGGCTTCGCCGTCATCACGGGCGGCGGTCCCGGCCTGATGGAGGCCGCCAATCGCGGCGCGCTCGAGGCGGGCGGCCTGTCGATCGGCTGCAACATCGAGCTCCCTTTCGAGCAGGACCACAACCCGTACCTGAGCCTGTCGATCGACTTCCGCTACTTCTTCGTGCGGAAGACGATGTTCGTCAAGTTCGCCAACGGGTTCGTCATCTTCCCCGGCGGTTTCGGCACCCTCGACGAGATGTTCGAGGCCCTGACCCTGGTGCAGACGCAGAAGATCCGCCGGTTCCCGATCGTCCTGTTCGGCGAGTCCTACTGGCGTGGGCTCATCGACTGGGTCAAGAATACATTGCTGGAGCAGGGGACGATCTCCGCGGAAGACCTCAACCTCCTGATCGTCACCGACAGCGTGGACGAGGCCCGCGATATCCTGGTCGACTGCTACAACACTCGCTGCTGGACGACCTGGAAACGCTCCGAAGGGGCGAAGCTCGACAGCGACCCGCCGGGCGCACCGGCCACGGCGATCGACCCGAGCAAGTCCGACGCCCAGTAA
- the hemE gene encoding uroporphyrinogen decarboxylase produces the protein MPDQNAPWHDSPFLRACRREPTDVTPIWLMRQAGRYMAEYREVRAKVGFLELCKNPDLATEVTVTAAEILGVDAAILFADILLILEPLGLDLEFAKGEGPVIHNPVRTAADVDRIRPLESMEPLAYVTDAVRSIRSALNPKTPLIGFAGAPFTLACYAIEGGGSRHYETAKAFMYRDSGAWDALMTRLVDATVLYLNAQADAGAQVLQLFDSWVGVLGPDDYRQFVQPHMRRLFGALKPGVPTIHFGTDTSTLLELQRDAGGDVIGLDWRVELGATWDRLGPGVAVQGNLDPVTLFGPVAEIERRAARILDQAAGRPGHIFNLGHGILQHTPVDNVKALIDFVHGYRPH, from the coding sequence ATGCCCGACCAGAACGCCCCCTGGCACGACAGCCCGTTCCTCCGTGCCTGCCGCCGCGAGCCCACCGACGTCACCCCCATCTGGCTGATGCGGCAGGCCGGGCGTTACATGGCCGAGTATCGCGAGGTGCGCGCCAAGGTCGGCTTCCTGGAACTCTGCAAGAATCCGGACCTGGCCACCGAGGTCACCGTCACGGCCGCCGAGATCCTGGGCGTCGACGCCGCGATCCTCTTCGCCGACATCCTCCTGATCCTGGAACCCCTGGGCCTCGACCTGGAGTTTGCCAAGGGGGAAGGCCCGGTGATCCATAACCCGGTGCGCACGGCCGCCGACGTCGACCGGATCCGCCCGCTGGAGTCGATGGAGCCGCTCGCATACGTCACCGACGCGGTGCGCAGCATCCGGTCGGCCCTGAATCCGAAGACCCCGCTGATCGGCTTCGCGGGCGCGCCGTTCACGCTGGCCTGCTATGCGATCGAAGGGGGGGGCTCGCGGCACTACGAGACGGCCAAGGCCTTCATGTACCGAGATTCCGGCGCCTGGGACGCCCTGATGACCAGGCTGGTCGACGCCACGGTGCTCTACCTGAACGCACAGGCCGATGCCGGCGCCCAGGTGCTGCAACTCTTCGATAGCTGGGTGGGCGTGCTCGGACCTGACGACTACCGGCAATTCGTCCAGCCGCACATGCGACGGCTGTTCGGGGCCTTGAAGCCGGGCGTGCCCACGATTCACTTCGGCACCGACACGTCGACCCTGCTGGAGCTCCAGCGCGACGCAGGCGGCGACGTAATCGGCCTGGACTGGCGCGTCGAGCTGGGCGCGACCTGGGACCGGCTCGGCCCTGGGGTCGCGGTTCAGGGGAATCTCGATCCGGTCACGCTGTTCGGCCCGGTCGCCGAGATCGAGCGGCGGGCGGCGCGGATTCTCGACCAGGCGGCCGGGCGGCCGGGCCACATCTTCAACCTGGGCCACGGGATCTTGCAGCACACGCCGGTGGACAACGTCAAGGCGCTGATCGACTTCGTGCACGGCTACCGGCCTCATTGA
- the hemH gene encoding ferrochelatase, with amino-acid sequence MTQPYDSVLLMAYGAPECMEDVRPFLDNVLRGLPVPKERYETVVHHYELIGGKSPLNELTDRQAKGLRAWLAEHGPELPVYVGMRFAKPYMFTAVRDMINDGRKRAIGIIMSPYQSEPSWEKYQETVREVLEAAGQDVAPRVDFVTPWFDSPLFAEAQADRVRAALDKIPAERRDRAELVFTAHSIPVRVAARCPYAQQIEAACTAVARRLGDRAWRLAWQSRSGNPRDPWLEPDVNTLLPKLKESGVEDVVTCPIGFISDHVEVMYDLDIEAAQVARDAGLGYVRAETVNDHPTFIHALGELVAGAVAGSRETVAVGA; translated from the coding sequence ATGACCCAACCCTACGACAGCGTCCTGCTGATGGCCTACGGCGCCCCCGAGTGCATGGAGGACGTCCGCCCATTTCTGGACAACGTCCTGCGCGGCCTGCCCGTGCCCAAGGAACGCTATGAGACGGTCGTCCATCACTATGAGCTGATCGGCGGCAAGAGCCCGCTCAACGAGCTGACCGACCGCCAGGCGAAGGGGCTGCGGGCCTGGCTGGCCGAGCACGGGCCGGAGTTGCCGGTGTACGTCGGGATGCGGTTCGCCAAGCCGTACATGTTCACGGCGGTGCGCGACATGATCAACGACGGCCGCAAGCGAGCCATCGGCATCATCATGTCTCCTTATCAGAGCGAGCCGAGTTGGGAGAAGTACCAGGAGACCGTCCGCGAGGTGCTGGAGGCCGCAGGGCAGGACGTGGCGCCTCGGGTCGACTTCGTCACCCCCTGGTTCGACAGCCCGCTCTTCGCCGAAGCCCAGGCCGACCGGGTCCGTGCCGCTCTCGACAAGATCCCCGCGGAGCGCAGGGACCGCGCCGAGCTCGTCTTCACGGCCCATTCGATCCCCGTCCGAGTCGCGGCCAGGTGCCCGTATGCCCAGCAGATCGAGGCCGCCTGCACTGCCGTGGCCCGGAGGCTCGGCGACAGGGCATGGCGGCTCGCCTGGCAGAGCCGGAGCGGCAACCCGCGCGACCCCTGGCTGGAGCCCGACGTCAACACGCTGCTGCCCAAGCTGAAGGAATCAGGGGTTGAGGACGTCGTGACTTGCCCAATCGGATTCATTTCCGACCACGTCGAAGTCATGTATGATCTGGACATCGAGGCTGCGCAGGTGGCCCGGGACGCGGGCCTGGGCTATGTCCGGGCCGAGACCGTCAACGACCACCCAACATTCATCCATGCCCTTGGCGAGCTGGTCGCCGGGGCGGTCGCCGGATCCAGGGAAACCGTGGCTGTGGGTGCCTGA
- the hemG gene encoding protoporphyrinogen oxidase encodes MKTGQGDDIRDDDDRGGNRRTDRATAGARGRVVVIGGGLTGLVAARRIAERAQSLRRPIEVVVLEAKDRVGGAIWTDHVDGFTLEGGADSFITNKPWAVDLCRALGLGDQLIGTDEHHRRSFVVGKGRLLPVPEGFVLMSPRRLMPLLTSPILSWKGKIRALMDLVLPRKADESDESLASFVKRRLGREALDRLVQPLVGGIYTADPNDLSLKATLPQYQAMEREHGSLIRAGLRQARLGKGVDANASGARYGLFVSLIDGMDTLPRALAASLPDGALRLRSPVRRVGRPDSKSEGLWRVDMLDGPPIDAAAVVVATESHASARLLDGLDPELALHLRSIPYASSAIVNIAFRRDQIAHPLDGFGVVVPAIENRGILAVSFTSVKFPSRAPAGTVLMRVFVGGATQPHLFDLDDAAMLDLVRAELADLIGTTGEPILARVGRHARAMPQYTLGHLDRVEAIQTKAARHSGLILAGNAFHGVGVPDCVRSGELAAEAVLVALADPANIAAA; translated from the coding sequence ATGAAGACGGGGCAGGGCGACGACATCAGGGATGACGACGACCGGGGCGGGAACCGCCGGACCGATCGCGCCACGGCGGGCGCACGCGGCCGCGTCGTGGTCATCGGCGGCGGCCTGACCGGACTGGTCGCCGCCAGGCGCATCGCCGAGCGTGCCCAGTCCCTGCGCCGGCCCATCGAGGTCGTCGTGCTGGAGGCCAAGGACCGCGTCGGCGGGGCCATCTGGACCGACCACGTCGACGGCTTCACCCTCGAAGGGGGGGCCGACTCGTTCATCACCAATAAGCCCTGGGCCGTCGACCTCTGCCGCGCCCTGGGCCTGGGCGACCAGCTCATCGGCACAGACGAGCACCATCGGCGGTCATTCGTGGTCGGCAAGGGAAGGCTGCTGCCGGTCCCCGAGGGCTTCGTGCTGATGTCTCCCCGGCGCCTGATGCCGCTGCTGACCTCGCCGATCCTCTCCTGGAAGGGGAAGATCAGGGCCCTGATGGACCTGGTCCTGCCGCGCAAGGCCGACGAATCCGACGAGAGCCTGGCCTCGTTCGTCAAGCGTCGGCTCGGCCGCGAGGCCCTCGACCGACTGGTCCAGCCCCTGGTCGGCGGCATCTATACGGCCGACCCCAATGACCTGAGCCTGAAGGCCACCCTGCCGCAGTACCAAGCGATGGAACGCGAGCACGGCAGCTTGATCCGCGCCGGCCTGAGGCAGGCCAGGCTAGGCAAAGGAGTTGACGCCAACGCGTCGGGTGCCCGTTACGGCCTGTTCGTCAGCCTGATCGACGGCATGGACACACTTCCCAGGGCCCTGGCCGCCAGCCTTCCCGATGGCGCCCTGAGGCTCAGGAGCCCGGTGCGACGAGTGGGCCGGCCCGACTCCAAGTCGGAAGGCCTCTGGCGAGTCGATATGCTCGACGGCCCGCCGATCGACGCCGCCGCCGTGGTCGTGGCCACCGAGAGCCACGCCTCGGCCCGCCTGCTCGACGGCCTCGACCCCGAGTTGGCCCTGCACCTGCGGTCGATCCCTTACGCTTCCAGCGCCATCGTCAACATCGCCTTCCGTCGCGACCAGATCGCGCACCCGCTGGACGGCTTCGGCGTGGTGGTCCCGGCCATCGAGAACCGGGGGATCCTGGCCGTCTCGTTCACCAGCGTCAAGTTCCCCAGCCGTGCCCCCGCCGGCACCGTCCTGATGCGTGTCTTCGTCGGCGGGGCCACTCAGCCGCACCTCTTCGACCTCGACGACGCCGCGATGCTCGACCTCGTCCGCGCCGAGCTCGCCGACCTCATCGGCACCACCGGCGAGCCTATCCTCGCCCGGGTCGGCCGCCACGCGCGGGCGATGCCCCAGTACACCCTGGGCCACCTCGACCGGGTCGAGGCGATCCAGACGAAAGCCGCCCGCCACAGCGGCCTGATCCTGGCCGGCAACGCCTTCCACGGAGTCGGGGTGCCCGACTGCGTCCGCTCCGGCGAACTCGCCGCCGAGGCCGTCCTCGTCGCATTGGCCGACCCGGCCAACATCGCCGCGGCCTAA
- the acs gene encoding acetate--CoA ligase, with protein sequence MTVDAGGGSIESSLIETRVFPPPADFAAKAHVPSLEAYQELWDRAKADPETFWGEVAQNLHWFKPFDRVLKWEPPHAEWFLGGQLNAAYNCVDRHCEGPNKNKAAIIWEGEPGDRRVLRYQDLQREVSTFANVLKGLGVKKGDVVAIYMPLVPELAIAVLACARIGAPHTVVFGGFSAEALAGRIQDCDAKVLVTADGGFRRGKVVPLKTNADGAAELCPTIESVVVYKRTGQEINMVEGRDHWWHDLAAKASSVCPAEPVDSEHPLYILYTSGSTGKPKGILHTTGGYMVGVTATTKWVFDLKEDDTYFCTADVGWVTGHSYLVYGPLSNGASVVMYEGAPNFPDEGRFWKIIQDYKVSILYTAPTAIRTFMKWGDHFPKSYDLTSLRLLGTVGEPINPEAWMWYRDVIGGGRCPITDTWWQTETGAIMIAPLPGAVPSIPGSATRPLPGIVPAVVTKDGKPVPDGQGGFLIITQPWPSMLRTLYKDDDRYKETYWSEIPGAYFTGDGARRDANGNYWILGRVDDVLNVSGHRLSTMEVESALVSHPSVAEAAVVGKPDDLRGQAIFAFVTLEYGHVASDDLRHLLRAHVVKEIGALARPDDVRFTESLPKTRSGKIMRRLLRDVAAGRESTGDTSTVEDLSVLARLRESEEV encoded by the coding sequence ATGACGGTCGACGCCGGCGGCGGATCCATCGAAAGTTCGTTGATCGAAACCAGAGTCTTCCCGCCCCCGGCCGACTTCGCTGCCAAGGCGCACGTCCCCAGCCTCGAGGCCTATCAGGAACTCTGGGACCGGGCCAAGGCCGATCCCGAAACGTTCTGGGGCGAGGTCGCCCAGAACCTCCACTGGTTCAAGCCCTTCGACCGTGTTTTGAAGTGGGAGCCGCCGCACGCCGAGTGGTTCCTGGGCGGGCAGCTCAACGCGGCCTATAACTGCGTCGACCGCCACTGCGAAGGGCCGAACAAAAACAAGGCTGCGATCATCTGGGAAGGGGAGCCGGGCGACCGCCGCGTGCTCCGCTACCAGGACCTCCAGCGCGAGGTCTCCACCTTCGCCAATGTGCTGAAGGGCCTGGGCGTGAAGAAGGGCGACGTCGTCGCCATCTACATGCCGCTGGTGCCCGAGCTGGCCATCGCCGTGCTTGCCTGCGCCCGGATCGGGGCGCCTCACACGGTCGTCTTCGGAGGCTTCAGCGCCGAGGCCCTCGCCGGCCGGATCCAGGACTGCGACGCCAAGGTGCTCGTCACGGCCGACGGCGGCTTCCGACGGGGCAAGGTGGTCCCGCTCAAGACGAACGCCGACGGCGCCGCGGAACTCTGCCCGACCATCGAGAGCGTGGTCGTCTACAAGCGAACGGGCCAAGAGATCAACATGGTCGAGGGGCGCGACCACTGGTGGCACGACCTGGCCGCCAAGGCCAGCTCCGTCTGCCCGGCCGAGCCCGTGGACAGCGAGCACCCGCTCTACATCCTTTATACGTCCGGCTCCACCGGCAAGCCGAAGGGGATCCTGCACACCACCGGCGGCTACATGGTCGGCGTCACCGCGACGACCAAGTGGGTCTTCGACCTGAAGGAAGACGACACCTACTTCTGCACCGCCGACGTGGGCTGGGTGACCGGCCACAGCTACCTCGTCTACGGCCCGCTCTCCAACGGCGCCAGCGTCGTGATGTACGAGGGGGCCCCCAATTTCCCCGACGAGGGGCGGTTCTGGAAGATCATCCAGGACTACAAGGTCTCCATCCTCTACACCGCGCCGACGGCCATCCGGACCTTCATGAAGTGGGGCGACCACTTCCCCAAGAGCTACGACCTGACGAGTCTGAGGCTGCTGGGGACGGTCGGCGAGCCGATCAACCCCGAAGCATGGATGTGGTATCGCGACGTGATCGGCGGCGGCCGCTGCCCGATCACCGACACCTGGTGGCAGACCGAGACCGGCGCCATCATGATCGCCCCGCTGCCGGGCGCCGTCCCCTCGATCCCCGGCTCGGCCACCCGCCCGCTGCCTGGCATTGTGCCGGCGGTCGTCACCAAGGACGGCAAGCCGGTGCCGGACGGACAGGGCGGGTTCCTCATCATCACCCAGCCCTGGCCATCGATGCTCAGGACCCTCTACAAGGACGACGACCGGTACAAGGAAACGTACTGGTCCGAGATCCCCGGTGCTTACTTCACCGGCGACGGCGCCCGCCGCGACGCCAACGGCAACTACTGGATCCTCGGCCGTGTCGACGACGTCCTGAACGTGTCGGGCCACCGTCTGTCGACCATGGAAGTCGAGAGCGCGCTCGTCAGTCACCCCTCCGTGGCCGAGGCCGCCGTCGTCGGCAAGCCCGACGACCTACGAGGCCAGGCCATCTTCGCCTTCGTCACCCTGGAATACGGGCACGTCGCGTCCGACGATCTCAGGCATCTGCTCCGAGCCCACGTCGTCAAGGAGATCGGGGCCCTGGCCCGGCCTGACGACGTCCGATTCACCGAGTCCCTGCCCAAGACCCGCAGCGGCAAGATCATGCGTCGCCTCCTCCGCGACGTGGCCGCCGGCCGTGAAAGCACCGGCGATACCTCCACCGTCGAAGACCTGAGCGTCCTGGCTCGCCTCCGCGAGAGCGAAGAGGTCTGA
- the rpmB gene encoding 50S ribosomal protein L28, with protein sequence MGRTCDVSGKKTTFGNQITTRGKAKYLGGVGIKCTGVSRRAFRPNLQRIHVWLPNGTTKYIQVATSVIRSGKLTLEVDGKMQSFPLIKASKGSAKARAELGNLYPI encoded by the coding sequence ATGGGACGCACGTGCGACGTCAGCGGCAAGAAGACCACGTTCGGCAATCAGATTACCACCCGCGGTAAGGCCAAGTACCTCGGCGGCGTCGGCATCAAGTGCACCGGCGTGAGCCGTCGTGCCTTCCGGCCCAACCTCCAGCGTATCCACGTCTGGCTGCCCAACGGCACCACCAAGTACATCCAAGTGGCCACCTCGGTCATCCGCAGCGGCAAACTGACCCTGGAAGTCGACGGCAAGATGCAGTCCTTCCCGCTCATCAAGGCGAGCAAGGGCAGCGCCAAGGCCCGCGCCGAGCTCGGCAACCTTTACCCGATCTGA
- the proC gene encoding pyrroline-5-carboxylate reductase, giving the protein MADRSNGQQTVTRWGFIGSGKMATALMRGMIRAGTALPTSIVASDTIPEAREALARETGIRALASNAEVAEASDVLVLAVKPQSMTSVLAELAPHVDPRHLVVSIAAGISLAKLDEGLGEAKRRIVRVMPNTPALIGQGASGYCLGEHALEGDEATVRVCLDAAGRSYRVPESLMDAVTGLSGSGPAFAYLMIEALSDGGVRAGLPRDVATALAAQTLLGSAAMVLETGLHPGALKDQVTSPGGTTIAGVHALERGGLRAALMDAVMAAAARSAELGSK; this is encoded by the coding sequence ATGGCCGACCGCTCGAACGGGCAGCAGACCGTAACCCGCTGGGGATTCATCGGTTCCGGCAAAATGGCCACCGCGCTCATGCGCGGGATGATCCGGGCTGGGACTGCGTTGCCCACCTCGATCGTGGCCAGCGACACGATCCCCGAAGCCAGGGAGGCGCTCGCACGCGAGACCGGCATCCGGGCCCTCGCGTCGAACGCCGAGGTGGCCGAGGCCAGCGACGTGCTTGTCCTGGCCGTCAAGCCGCAGAGCATGACCTCGGTGCTCGCCGAACTGGCGCCCCATGTCGACCCTCGTCACCTGGTCGTCTCGATCGCGGCGGGCATCTCGCTGGCCAAGTTGGACGAGGGGCTCGGTGAGGCGAAGCGGCGCATCGTCCGGGTCATGCCCAACACGCCGGCGCTCATCGGTCAGGGGGCGTCGGGTTACTGCCTGGGCGAGCACGCCCTCGAGGGCGATGAGGCGACGGTGCGGGTTTGCCTCGATGCGGCCGGGCGGTCGTACCGCGTTCCCGAGTCGTTGATGGACGCGGTGACGGGCCTCTCCGGCAGCGGCCCTGCATTCGCCTACCTCATGATCGAGGCCCTCTCCGACGGCGGCGTACGCGCCGGGCTGCCGCGCGACGTGGCGACGGCCCTGGCGGCTCAAACCCTGCTGGGGTCGGCGGCGATGGTCCTGGAAACGGGCCTCCATCCTGGTGCGCTCAAGGACCAGGTGACCAGCCCGGGTGGCACGACGATTGCCGGTGTTCATGCGCTGGAGCGGGGGGGACTGCGGGCGGCCCTGATGGACGCGGTGATGGCGGCGGCGGCCCGATCGGCCGAGCTGGGCTCGAAGTGA
- the guaA gene encoding glutamine-hydrolyzing GMP synthase — protein sequence MERRDPADRPVLVLDFGSQYVQLIARRIRERHAFARIVRHDITLERVKELNPLAIVLSGGPSSVYDEGAPRCDPALFTMGIPVLAICYGMQLACEALGGHVEPAPAREYGRAECTVIAPEDPLFAGVPRQMPVWMSHGDQVHVAGGSFIALAATPTCPIAAVKHVTDPVYGLQFHPEVAHTPYGALILGNFLDKICGSAGTWTMGAVLERSVAEMKSRVGPEERVVCGLSGGVDSAVTAALLTKALGPRVVCVFVDNGLLRGGERAAVVDMFGTHSDAELRVVDATEQFLNVLDGVTDPQEKRVKIGHTFIDVFKNEALSIPNARFLAQGTLYPDVIESGGGIDGPAATIKHHHNVGGLPAELGFELIEPLRDLFKDEVRRLGLELGLPESLVWRHPFPGPGLAVRCLGPITRAKLEVLRQADAIFLDELRLAGLERQIGQAFAVLLPVQTVGVMGDGRTYENVIALRAVETDDFMTADWSHLPHDLLSRSSTRIINSVKGVNRVVYDVTSKPPGTIEWE from the coding sequence ATGGAACGCCGCGATCCCGCCGACCGCCCCGTGCTGGTGCTCGACTTCGGCTCCCAGTACGTCCAGCTGATCGCCCGCAGGATCCGCGAGCGTCACGCGTTCGCCCGGATCGTCCGGCACGACATCACCCTGGAACGCGTCAAGGAGCTGAACCCGCTGGCCATCGTGCTTTCGGGCGGCCCCAGCAGCGTCTACGACGAGGGCGCGCCCCGCTGCGACCCCGCCCTGTTCACGATGGGCATCCCGGTGCTGGCCATCTGCTACGGGATGCAGCTCGCCTGCGAGGCCCTGGGCGGCCACGTCGAGCCCGCCCCCGCGCGTGAGTACGGCCGGGCCGAGTGCACGGTGATCGCCCCCGAAGACCCGCTCTTCGCCGGCGTGCCCCGGCAGATGCCCGTCTGGATGAGCCACGGTGACCAGGTGCACGTCGCCGGCGGTTCCTTCATCGCCCTGGCCGCCACGCCCACCTGCCCGATCGCCGCGGTGAAGCACGTCACCGACCCCGTCTACGGCCTGCAATTCCACCCGGAGGTGGCGCATACCCCGTACGGCGCCTTGATCCTGGGCAACTTCCTCGACAAGATCTGCGGCAGCGCGGGCACCTGGACGATGGGCGCGGTGCTCGAGCGATCGGTCGCCGAGATGAAGTCCCGCGTCGGCCCCGAGGAGCGGGTCGTCTGCGGCCTCTCCGGCGGCGTCGACTCCGCCGTGACCGCCGCCCTTCTGACGAAGGCACTCGGCCCGCGAGTCGTCTGCGTGTTTGTCGACAATGGCCTGTTGCGGGGCGGCGAGCGCGCCGCGGTGGTCGACATGTTCGGCACCCACTCCGACGCCGAGCTGCGCGTCGTCGACGCGACCGAGCAATTCCTGAACGTCCTGGACGGTGTGACTGATCCGCAGGAGAAACGGGTCAAGATCGGCCACACGTTCATCGATGTCTTCAAGAACGAAGCCCTGTCGATCCCCAACGCCCGCTTCCTCGCCCAGGGCACCCTCTACCCCGACGTGATCGAGAGCGGCGGCGGGATCGACGGCCCGGCCGCCACGATCAAGCACCACCACAACGTGGGCGGTCTGCCCGCGGAGCTTGGCTTCGAGCTGATCGAGCCCCTGCGAGACCTCTTCAAGGACGAGGTCCGCCGCCTCGGCCTGGAACTTGGCCTGCCCGAATCGCTCGTCTGGCGTCACCCGTTCCCCGGCCCCGGCCTGGCCGTCCGCTGCCTCGGTCCCATCACCCGGGCCAAGCTCGAAGTGCTGAGGCAGGCCGACGCCATCTTCCTCGACGAGCTGCGCCTGGCCGGCCTGGAACGCCAGATCGGTCAGGCCTTCGCCGTCCTCCTCCCCGTGCAAACCGTCGGCGTGATGGGAGACGGCCGCACCTATGAGAACGTCATCGCCCTGAGGGCCGTCGAAACCGACGACTTCATGACCGCCGACTGGTCCCACCTGCCGCACGATCTCCTCTCGCGGTCGTCGACCCGGATCATCAACTCGGTGAAGGGGGTCAATCGCGTGGTCTACGACGTGACGAGCAAGCCTCCGGGCACGATCGAGTGGGAATGA
- a CDS encoding helix-turn-helix domain-containing protein, which produces MPLKRIEDLTPEQRAAADAILARNRTPERRAELARIRADVMREFPPLTISAGLAESLASLRLERERLGLSLSDVQARSGLDRGMISRLENGKIANPTASTLESYAAALGRRMIWATEPAEAGD; this is translated from the coding sequence ATGCCACTCAAACGGATCGAAGACCTGACTCCTGAACAGCGTGCCGCCGCGGATGCGATCCTGGCACGCAATCGCACGCCCGAACGACGAGCCGAACTGGCCCGGATCCGGGCCGATGTGATGCGTGAGTTCCCGCCCCTGACAATCTCGGCCGGGCTGGCCGAGTCCCTGGCCTCGCTCCGGCTGGAACGCGAGCGGTTGGGCCTGAGCCTGTCGGATGTCCAGGCAAGGAGCGGGCTCGACCGGGGGATGATTTCTCGGCTGGAGAACGGCAAGATCGCCAACCCCACGGCCTCGACTCTGGAGTCTTATGCCGCGGCACTGGGCCGTCGAATGATCTGGGCGACGGAACCGGCCGAGGCCGGGGACTGA